A single Mercenaria mercenaria strain notata chromosome 9, MADL_Memer_1, whole genome shotgun sequence DNA region contains:
- the LOC123547043 gene encoding uncharacterized protein LOC123547043, giving the protein MMYLVLLESLVLCVGVFLQTGVTEECNVTFRSKLKSRTECFTTYGECGFNNLQTRFPSLYNKSEWRRDPPSNIKPSSFCEPDTSGVNQSGINIQWNLPNSHSAEGIAGYELRVEGDPLNFRCLIVILEEKPTKKHINMVLNSTMFPVRRHHNYMIVLLTLPRANDSGTGFKNIMSMNCKRGFSSRNWTPSGHNYSYDWPEKRLIVWFEPPPPKYNFTKFRIYLIRRKALLSDLIINTTEVTFTDKEPGIYTLFMEPYNENPFDKDLCVCRDDEGTCKACISSKWEITAEIPKKPPVAVSKGHLHEIIAGVCVFVVIAVVMLLLYKCMYFHYQLRTSCAA; this is encoded by the exons ATGATGTATTTAGTTTTGCTGGAATCACTGGTGCTATGTGTTGGTGTATTTCTCCAGACGGGCGTTACAGAGGAGTGCAATGTTACA TTCCGATCAAAATTGAAGTCGAGAACAGAATGCTTTACAACATACG GTGAATGTGGGTTCAATAACTTACAGACACGATTTCCCAGCTTGTACAATAAGTCCGAATGGAGACGTGACCCACCTTCGAACATTAAACCGTCGTCCTTCTGCGAACCAGACACTTCCGGTGTCAACCAGTCTGGCATCAACATACAGTGGAACCTGCCGAATTCAC ATAGCGCTGAAGGGATAGCTGGGTATGAGCTTCGTGTAGAAGGAGACCCTCTAAACTTCCGGTGCCTGATAGTGATTCTTGAGGAAAAACCCACGAAGAAACACATTAAT ATGGTGCTAAACAGCACGATGTTCCCGGTAAGACGACATCACAACTACATGATTGTTCTACTCACTTTACCAAGGGCGAATGACTCCGGAACAGGGTTTAAAAACATCATGTCCATGAACTGTA aacgaGGTTTCTCATCAAGGAACTGGACGCCTTCTGGACACAATTATTCTTATGACTGGCCTGAAAAGAGATTAATTGTTTGGTTCGAACCACCTCCTCCGAAATACAACTTTACCAAATTCCGGATATACCTCATTCGAAGAAAGGCCCTGCTGAGTGATTTAATAATAAATACG ACGGAGGTCACTTTTACAGATAAGGAACCTGGAATTTACACGCTGTTT ATGGAGCCATACAACGAAAACCCATTTGACAAGGACCTTTGTGTTTGTAGGGATGACGAAGGCACGTGTAAAGCGTGCATATCAAGCAAATGGGAAATCA CTGCTGAGATTCCGAAGAAACCACCGGTTGCTGTATCCAAGGGTCATCTTCACGAGATTATAGCTGGAGTGTGCGTTTTTGTTGTAATAGCAGTTGTGATGCTCCTgttatataaatgtatgtattttcatTATCAGTTACGAACATCGTGCGCAGCGTGA